Proteins from a genomic interval of Lemur catta isolate mLemCat1 chromosome 17, mLemCat1.pri, whole genome shotgun sequence:
- the SNPH gene encoding syntaphilin, with product MPGSGPSERMTWPGPALPAAPPTRPLSSAPGTPPIPPLTRTRSLMAMSLPGSRRASAGSRRRTSPPVSVRDAYGTSSLSSSSNSGSCKGSDSSPTPRRSMKYTLCSDNHGIKPPTPEQYLTPLQQKEVCIRHLRARLKDTQDRLQDRDTEIDDLKTQLSRMQEDWIEEECHRVEAQLALKEARKEIKQLKQVIDTVKNNLIDKDKGLQKYFVDINIQNKKLETLLHSMEVAQNGIAKEDGTGESAGGSPARSLTRSSTYTKLSDPAVCGDRQPGDPTSSSAEDGADSGYVAADDTLSRTDALEASSLLSSGVDCGPEEGLLHSSFGPGPRFPASNTYEKLLCGMEAGVQASCMQERAIQTDFVQYQPDLDTILEKVTQAQVCGTVPESGDRCPVPDPHPPAPRDPNSAVVVTVGDELEAPEPITCGPTPQRPGANPNPGPSVSVVCPLEEEEEAATAAAEKGPKSYWSRHYIVDLLAVVVPAVPTVAWLCRSQRRQGQPIYNISSLLRGCCTVALHSIRRISCRSLSQAGPSSAGGSSQL from the exons ATGCCGGGCAGCGGCCCCAGCGAGAGGATGACATGGCCCGGCCCGGCCCTCCCCGCGGCACCCCCAACCCGCCCTCTCTCCTCAGCCCCGGGGACACCGCCCATCCCGCCCCTCACCCGGACCCGCAGCCTCATGGCCATGTCCCTGCCGGGGAGTAGACGGGCCTCTGCTGGATCCCGCAG gcGCACCTCTCCACCTGTGAGCGTGCGGGATGCCTACGGCACCTCTtccctcagcagcagcagcaactcaGGCTCCTGCAAGGGCAGTGACAGCAGCCCCACGCCAAG GCGCTCCATGAAGTATACACTGTGTAGCGACAACCATGGCATCAAGCCCCCCACCCCAGAACAGTACCTGACTCCACTGCAGCAGAAGGAAGTGTGCATCCGGCACCTGAGGGCCCGGCTGAAGGACACGCAGGACCGGCTCCAGGATCG GGACACCGAGATCGATGACCTGAAGACGCAGCTGTCACGCATGCAAGAGGACTGGATCGAGGAGGAGTGCCACCGCGTGGAGGCCCAGCTGGCCTTGAAGGAGGCCCGCAAGGAGATCAAGCAGCTCAAGCAGGTCATCGACACCGTCAAGAACAACCTGATTGACAAGGACAAGGGGCTGCAGAAGTACTTCGTGGACATCAACATCCAGAACAAGAAGCTGGAGACGCTGCTGCACAGCATGGAGGTGGCCCAGAACGGCATAGCCAAGGAGGACGGCACCGGCGAGTCGGCTGGTGGGTCCCCCGCCCGCTCCCTCACCCGAAGCTCCACCTACACCAAGCTGAGTGACCCAGCTGTCTGCGGGGACCGCCAGCCTGGGGACCCCACCAGCTCCTCCGCCGAGGATGGGGCCGACAGCGGCTATGTGGCAGCCGATGACACACTGAGCAGGACGGACGCACTGGAGGCCAGCAGCCTGCTGTCATCGGGGGTGGACTGCGGCCCGGAGGAGGGCTTGCTGCACAGCTCCTTCGGCCCGGGCCCCCGCTTCCCTGCCAGCAACACCTACGAGAAGCTGCTATGCGGCATGGAGGCCGGCGTGCAGGCCAGCTGCATGCAGGAGCGTGCCATCCAGACGGACTTCGTGCAGTACCAGCCTGACCTGGACACCATCCTGGAGAAAGTGACCCAGGCCCAGGTCTGTGGGACAGTCCCTGAGTCAGGGGACAGGTGCCCAGTGCCAGACCCCCACCCCCCGGCGCCCAGAGACCCCAACTCAGCagtggtggtgacagtgggtgACGAGCTGGAGGCCCCGGAGCCCATCACCTGCGGACCCACCCCACAGCGGCCTGGTGCCAACCCCAACCCTGGGCCGTCAGTGAGCGTGGTGTGCCCcttggaagaggaggaagaggcagccaCAGCTGCAGCTGAGAAGGGGCCCAAGAGCTACTGGAGCCGCCACTACATCGTGGATCTGCTGGCCGTGGTGGTACCAGCTGTGCCCACGGTGGCCTGGCTTTGCCGCTCCCAGCGGCGCCAGGGCCAGCCCATTTACAACATCAGCTCCCTGCTGCGGGGCTGCTGCACGGTGGCCTTGCACTCCATCCGCAGGATCAGCTGCCGCTCGCTGAGCCAGGCGGGCCCCAGCTCGGCGGGCGGCAGCTCCCAGCTCTGA